DNA from Leptospira harrisiae:
AAAAATCCGATCCACAACCGAAAGAGATGCTTTGTTTGCCGGAACATACGATCCCATTTGAAATAGAATTTGGTTGATGGCAATTTGGCGCATAAAGGTGGACTTGCCAGCCATATTGGGACCAGTTAACACGGCAATGGCGTTGTCACTCGGATTGAGTTCTAGACTATTTGGTACAAAACGTTCGCCAATGGGTAAAAAAGTTTCCACAACTGGATGGCGAGAATCCGAATAATTTAGAATTCCATCATTACGAATTTCAGGCCTTTTCCATTGGAATTCTTCTTTGGTTTCAGTGAGAGAAAGATGGTAATCTAAGGAGGCAACTTCTGTTGATAATGTTAAAAATTCTTCATATAGAGAAATGCAATGTGTGACTAATTCTTCAAACTTCTCCTTTTCGATTCTTTCAATGATTTCGTCAGCTTGGAGAATGGCTCGTTCTAGTTCTTCTAATTCGGGAGAAGTGAATCTTTCTCCGGTAACAAGTGTTTGTTTTTTTTGGAAATGAGATGGAACTTCTTTTGCTTGGGCTTTAGAAATTTCAATAAAGTAACCAAGGATTTTATTGTAACGAATCTTAAGTGAGGAAATCCCAGATGCCTTTTTTTCCTTCTCTTCCAATTCCAAAATCCAATCTTTTCCTTTTTCACGAGCTAGGATGGCATCATCATATTCTTTGTTGAATCCAGATTTTAAAAATGGAGAGTTTCCGAGAAATACGGGAAGTTCTCCATCAAATAATGTATCAAAAAAAACTTTCGATAAATTATTTAGTTCTTTAGGAAGTTTAGAAAAATCATAACCAATACCATCTAAAATGGTTTTGATATTTGTTGTGGACTCTAAACTTTTGTCAATCCCACGAAAGTCACGGGGCAAAGCTTTACCTACTCGAAACCTTGTAAGAACTCGCTCTAAATCAATCAAATCACCTAATAGTTCTTTTATTTTTTGTCTTTCTTTTTTATTGGAAGAAAGAATGTCTATTTTATCCCAATGGGCTTTGATTTTGTTTTCATCTCTTGTGGGAAATAAAATCCGTTGTTTGAGATATCTTTTTCCTGTGGCAGTGATACAGCGATTGAGAACCCCGAATAAAGTATGGTTTTTATCATTTAGATTTTCGACGAGCTCCAAGTGAGAAACGGTTTGTTCATCCAAAACTAAGTATTCGTTTTCATCAATTCGCCTTGGGGATTTAAAAACAAAGTCCTGTTTGCGATAATTATACTGAAGATATGCATCGAGGACATGAACCACCGTATCAATTCCCGCACCTTTCTTTTTGGGAAGATAATCTGATGGGACTTTTGAAAGGATGATTTTAGATTCTTTGGCTAAGGGAGGAACTTCTTCTGTATAAATGATTTCTTTTGGAGAAAAACGTTTGATGGTGTCATGAATCCTTTCTGTTTCATTTTCTGAAAAAAAGAAATACAATAGTTCTGAAGTGGAAACATCAGCAAACGCTAAGTAAACGGAAGATTTTTCCCTGTAATACAATGATAAATAATTGTTTTGGTATCCGCCAAGAAGGTTGTCTTCCACCACTGTTCCCGGTGTGATGATGCGAACCACTTCTCTTGACATGATTTTTGCTTTGGGATCATCGGGTTTTGTTTGTTCACAAACAACTACCTTTTTCCCTGCAGCAATGAGTCTTGATATATAACTTTCCGTGGCATGGTAAGGAATCCCTGCCATCGGAATTTGGTTTTGTCGTTTCGTGAGAGTGATGTCTAAAATTTGTGCCGCAATTTTTGCATCATCTAAAAACATTTCATAAAAATCACCCATCCGGAAGAATACGATCCCATCTGGGTGTTGTTCCTTCACTTCCATGTACTGGCGCATGACAGGAGTGTTTAAAGCTTCATAGTGTTCGGACATTTTGTACCAAAGTTTTTATTTTTTTTGAATCTTTTTTCCCGTCAGTCTCCACACCGCTAGCTACATCGATTCCGTATGGACGAACAGTTTCTAAAGCGGTAATGACATTGTCTGGATTGATCCCACCAGCTAGAAGGAAAGGTCGTTTTACTGATGTTACATATTCCCAAGGGAAAGTATGCCCCGTTCCACCACCAAAATCCTTTTGATAACTGTCCAAAATCACTAAATTTGATTTAGGTTCCAGGTCTTCATCATTTGTGACCTTAGATTGGATGCGAATGGCAGGTAAAAGTTTTTGTGTATCTGTGAATTCATTCCAAATTTGCGGATTTAGGAATTGATCTCCTCGAATGAGTTGGATGAGGTCCGGTTGGAAATGCTCTGTTAAAGTTTTAATTTCAGTAGGGGTGTTTTCAAAAAACAAAAATACAAGTTTTGGAAATCCAGATTTTTGTCTGATGCAGAGTAGGTCTTCTGCGGTATCAGAAGTGATGGCACGAGGGGAACGAGGAGAAAAGTTGAGTCCTACATAATCGACCTGGAGATCCACACAAAGTTCTAATGTGGCCAGGTCTTTGATTCCGCAGATTTTAATTTTGTATCCGGTTCCCATATGGGAACCAGATTGAATCAACTCAGATCAGAGGCAATCGATCCTTTGTATCCAAAGTGTAAAAATTTAAGGAAACTATCCTGATACACCAACATATCTTGTTTGGAAATTCCTTGGCGAACCATCTGCACAAAGATATTGAGAAAAAAGGAAAGAATATTGCGAACAACAAACTCGCTGACTTCCCCTTTGTAACTCGGATTTTTTTCCTTGAAACTGCTGTACTGGTCAAAGTTGATTTTTGTCAGACGAGTGAGAACCGTATCTGGAAATTCTTCTAAATGTGAGCCTTGTGATTTGGTTAATAGTAGAATAAAATCGTCTCGATTGTTATCTACATAATTCAGAGCTATATGAAATCTCTCTTGCCAGGCCTCATAACTATCGTTAAATCTTTTTTCAAAATAATCTGGATGAGAAACATAAGCAAAAGCTTTTTCCATTCCAGATAGAACCGGCTGTAGTATCTCTGTTAGAAGGTGTTCTTTGTTTTCAAAGTAATTGTAGATATTACTCGTGGATACCTTTGCTTTTTTAGCAATGGTTCGCATACTAGCCTTCTCAAAACCGAGTTGGATGAATTCCTCTCGAGCCGCTTGTAAGATTTCTTTTCGTGTATGTTCTTTGGGAGTTTGCATGGTCCTGAACGATGTTTCCTAAAAGAACAATGTCGTTCAGGATTCATTTGTAAAGTTTAATTTTACATGTTTGTTGTATTTTGTATTAATTTTGCCACAATTCCATAGAGACGAAAACTTCCTAACACCAATACCGGAGATCTGCCTTGAAATAGGGGTGATAGCTCATCTTCCTTCTCTGCCCTGGTGGTGATTGGTTCTAAAGCTGCTGGGAGTTCTTGGAAGTCTCCAAACCCGCTCCCCTCCCAAAGAATCAGAGATTGGAGCGGAAAACCTACGAGTACAGACAAAATTCCTTGGCGGTCTTTATCGGGAAGGCTCCCCAAAAGTAGGGAGAAGGTTTTGTGTTTTTTGGCAAACTCTCGGGTGGTTGTAGCGATGGCGTCCGGGTTGTGTGCGGGATCAAAAACAATTTCAGGGGAATTTTGTAGAATTTCCATACGGCCGCGAGGTTTTTCTACAGTTTGAAAGGATATGGAGTTAAGATTTGGCATTTGGTCCGGAAGTAGTTGGCTTAAGACTTTTCGTGAAAAAAGAAAGTTAGTTTCTAAATAGGTGGGTTTTTCTTCGAGAGGGAAGAGATGGACAGGTATGTTCCCTTTCGGAAAATTTTGAATGAGAGTTTGTAAGGAACTATCTTCAGGATCCATCGCCACAAGGTTTCGGCAAACTTCTGTTAGGATACCTAATTTTTCCAAACAGATTTTTTCTTTGGTGTCACCTAAAATTTCAGAATGGTCTATTCCAATTTTTGTTAATACTACATGATCCGCATACACTAGTTTTGTGGCATCCAATCGTCCCCCGAGACCAGCTTCCCAAATTTCGAAGTCCGCATTTTGTGAAGCAAAATAGAGGAAAGAAAAAATAGTTAAAAATTCAAAATAGGAAAGTGATTTGAATTTTTCTAAATCAGGAAGGATTGTTTTCTTAAAAAAAGATTCTACCTCATCTTCTTTGGGAACTTGTGGTTTGCCATCTACAAAGATTTGAAATCGTTCTAGAGGCGTTAGTAGGTGGGGAGAAGTATATAAACCTGTTTTGTATCCAAGAATGGATAATAGGGAGGCAAGGTAATGTGAGGTAGATCCTTTCCCATTCGTTCCAACAACACTGATGCGAATTGGATTCTGAATTTTGTGTTTAGATTTTACAAATAAAAAAAGATTAGAAAGTTCATCCAAAGAATACTCTTTGAAAACATTAAAGTTTCTTGTTTTTTCTATATTTTGTAAGCTATGTAAAAAATCTAAAAACAACATTCTGGATTGATTCGTTATCCTTTGATAAAAGAAAACCTAAACTTAAACACGATTTTTTAACTGTTTTAAAAGGAGCGACTCCACCTTCCTGATCCATTTGGATTTCACTGAGGTGTTCGTAAATAATTCAAACTGTCTGATCCCTTGGTAAAGTAACATATGGTATCCCGGGATGATCTCTGCTTTTTTTTTCTTAGCTTGTCTCACTAAATCTGTTTCGAGTGGGTTATAAACTATATCAAATAACGTATGTTTTTTACTAAAAAAGTCCGAGTGAAGGAGTGGCTCACCCCCGAATCCTTTCATACCGACTGGTGTTGTATGGATGACAAGGTCATAGTTTTCTGTTTCTTCCATACAGTTTTCTTTCGTAGTAGTTCCAAGCCATTCAGGATTTCCTAATGAATTTAAAATCTCTTTGGTTGCGAATTCGTTTCTCGCTAGGATCTTTACTTTGCGTTGGATCTTTCCTTTTTTTGCATTTTTATGGAGAGTTTCTGCGATTGAAAATAAAATACCTTTGGCACTCCCCCCACTGCCTAATACTAAAATTTGATTTTCCTTATTTGGATCTAAAAGTTTGGGATTAAATTTTAGGATGGATGTAACTGCACCAGTTCCATCTGTGTTCACAGCTTCGATCCCTTTGCGGAAGAGTAGGGTATTGGAAGAGCCCATCGTTTGGGAAGCTTTACAAACAATGTTCGCTTGTGAATAGGCCCATTCTTTAAAGGGAATGGTCACAGAAACTCCTTTGACACCCAAGTCAATCAGCGGGCGAAGTCCTATCTCATTCCAACGTTCGTTTTCAAAAACCAAATACACACCATCATATCCAGAGAGTTGGAAAAGAGTGTTATGAATCAAAGGCGAAAGCGTATGGCCTAAGGGATATCCCAAGATCCCAAATATTTCAGTGTGTTTTGAATACAAGGAAAACCTCATTTTTTATCTTATGGACTAAACTATGGCTTACCGAAAATAGGTATTAGACAGGTACAAGATCAATGATTTCATTACCGCTTGCCGCACCATCAGAACCATGGACCATTCTCGTAGATATTTTATTCTTTTTTCTCGCATCCGCAGCCTGTGCCTATTATTTTTATTATTATAAACGTAAAGACCTACTCGGAAAATTCTGGGGGTCCACTTTTGTTGCCGGAATTGGAGCATTAATCGTTTTTGCAACCTTCCAAACCTACATTCGAGATATCATCATGTGGCTCATGTCACCAAAAATTGGATCCACTCAATTATCCAACGTGAATTTGGTTGCCATCTTTCTTGGTGGTTTTACTGCTCTTTACATCATGAACCGAATCAACCATAACAAAGAAAGAAGAGATTGAATTCGATTTTTCATATAACTTTAAATACTTAAGAAAATTATAATAAAATCCTAGTAAGGCTAAAACAAATCCTTGTTTTCCATCTAGGATTCCAAGACGAATCCAATACATATAAAAACCTTTGAAACAAGCTTTTAAAAAAGCCCAGAATACAGAACTTGTTTTGCCTTTTCTAAATTCTTCCTCAGCAAACAAACTTGAATAACGATCAATAAATTGTAGATGGTCTGAGATATTTTTATAGGAATAATGATAGAGTGGGTTTTTTAGTTTGATTGGTTTTCCTGATAGTTTTACCCTTTCGTGCACCAAACCTCCGCTAAACTCACCGGCAGTTTTTTTAAATAATCTGATTTGGTAGTTAGGGTAGTATCCTCCAAAACGGATCCACTTCCCTAAATAATAGGTCAAACGTGGGATAAGGTAACCCACTGATTGTATTTTGTTTTTCGAAAATAGTTCTGTGATTTCTGATTTTAAACCATCGGATACCACTTCGTCAGCATCGATGGCAAGTACCCAATCGTATTTAGTTTGTTCGATTGCAAAGTTCTTTTGGTCAGCATAGTTAACAAACTTACGAAAAAACACACGAGCTCCAAATGACTTTGCGAGATCTACCGTATTGTCGGTGGAACCAGAATCAATCACAACGATATCTTCTATGAACGAAAGGGCATTGAGTGTGCGAAAGATGTTATCCTCTTCGTTGAGGGTAATGATGGCACAGGATAAAGGAAGGGGCATAATTTAAATTTGGTTGGGGTCGCGGACTGAGATGAATTTATCAGAGAGAGGAATTTCTAAACGTGCGATGGTAGAATCTTCTCCGATGATGATACGAAAGAAATTAGGGTCTATGCCTTCCCCTTTGAGCATGATGAGGATGAGGGCAAGTCCAAGACCCGCACCTTCCGTAGTGTCCGCATTGTCCATATAGAATTGGGCGATGTCATCATAGACCATTCCTTTTTCCAATCGTTCACGGATGGCTTTTTCTTCTTCTTTGGCAATGGGTGTGTTGTTGATAACTTCGATGGTGATTCCATCATCGTTGAATTTAAAATTAATTAAACAGTAGTATCCTTTCTTTTTGGCCTTCATTCCAAATTCATTGGACATTTCTTCGGAAAACATCTCACGGTATTCTCTGACCCCTCTAGCATATTCAGAAGGATTCAACATACTGTATCCACGTTCTTCAAAAAAGACACGTTTTTGGTTGGCTTTGCAGGCATTGATGGCCAGTTCTTTGATAATGGTGTAAAGAGTGGGGACGAGTGTGGGATAGGTGAGGCGGTCCAGAATCAGGCCTACGGCCTCCTTGATATGTTCCTCTACGGATTTGGAGACCCGGTGAGTCTTTAGCGAGAGAATTTTCCCATTTTCGATGTGTAATTTGATGTGATCAGAAATCTCGCTTGTTTCCTTTCCCATACCCGAAATCTTTTCCATTCAAGTCCTTACTGTCAAGGTAACTACGACCGCTAGTATGAAAAACCGCAGGCTTCTATCCCTCACCTTATTTCTATCGGCTTTTGCCCCTACCATTCTTTTGTCTCAAAATTTGAAAATGAAATCAGTCCGGGTTTGGGACAGTGAAAAATCCAATTTTAGTGGTTTTATCGACCTGGAAGTGGTCCAAGGCAAAATCCTCTCCATCAAAGAAGGGACTTCGGTTCCTCGTCCTAAGTATCTATTGCCAGGATTTTGTGACGCTTCCGTCACGATTGGATCCAATGGTCGCGGGGGAAAAACAAGCCATGATGAACTGGCAAGTTATCTCTCTGGGTATTTGGCGGCTGGATTCAGTCATATTGAGTCAGTCGGAGATCCATCTTTTGCCCAAGTACAATCCGAAATCAATAAGTCCAAGTGGTTTTCTCCCATTGTCACCCAATCCCAAAAACCTGCTTTGTATGAAGAATTAAGCCAAGGTGAAGGTGCTCTCTATACTTCTGGACTTGGTCTTTCTTTTGATTCCAAACGAAACCGCCACCTCCCGATTTTTCTCAAAGAAGTGGAAAATAGGGGATTTTCTCAAACCGAACTTTTTGCCAAACGGCGAGAAGGAGAGGAAAAAGGTTACCTTCCAGTAGCGTATACCTTTGGGGACAAAACCAGTTGGGAAGATGCTTTGGACACAGGGTATGCTGTTATTTTTCATCCAATGCCGGATGGAACCAATCTTTACCGGGCGCAAAAACGAGACTTCCTTTGGGCCCCTATGTTGTCTGTTTTGTATCTCCAAAGTCTCCGGGCAAACCCAGACCAATGGAAGGCTGAAGTTTTGGTTTGGTCCGAACTTCATTCTGTTTTTGGTTCTCGTTGGAAAGACACGGCGACAGTCGATTCAGATGAAGAAGAAGGAACACCATTCCGTGCAGATTCTTTTTTAGAATACCGTGACACCTTCCAGGCCGAAGCAGAGGTGAAACGAAATCTGCTTTTTGCAAGTGGGGCAGGGCATTGGGGGCTTTTCCCGGGCCAAGCTGCCATCGTGGAAGTACGTCTTTGGGAATCCGTTTTGGCAAAACCAAAGGAAAGGAAGTTGGATCTTGTGGCCAATCGGACTGGATTTTGGTCCTCGGTATTTGGTTCTTTTTCCACAAACCTTCTTCCTACAAATTCTGATCCAGAATCCTTACCACAGATCCGCCGTGAAATCATCCAAACTTTGACATTGAAAACCTGTCAGTACCTGGGAGCCGATCACGGAGGCAAAATCAGAGTGGGAGGTCCTGCTCATTTTTCCATTCACGACGAAAATCCACTGAAACGTGCTTCCGGAATATTTCCAATTGAATCCATGGTATTGGGAGGAAAACTGGTCTATACCCCAAAACCCATCAAGGAAGGAACCGCAAAATGAAAGGCCCATCCTCAGAATTTGAACGTTTATTAGAAGAAAGTTTTAAAAAAAGACAATCCATTGAACCTGGCTCTCGACATGAAGCAAAGGTAACAGCTGTTAAGAATGATTATGTATTCATTCGAACTCTAGAAAATAAAATTTTAGGAAATATCTCTACGGAAGAATGGAGAGAAGAAGTTTTACCTAAGGTTGGTGATTCTCTCGTAGTTTATTTTTTAAAAGAAAACTCAGGTGATTTTTATTTTACGACCTGTCTTTCTGGTGACAACCTAACAGAAGAATTAATGGAGATGGCGACACAATATGAAATTCCAGTCCTTGGCCAAATGCTTGTGGAAGCAAGTGGAGGTTGGGATGTTAAACTCGGCAGTCATTCTGCATTTGTACCGTTTAGTCAATTGGATGTTTCCTTAAAAGGATCAAACCTAGCAGGCAAACGAATCAAATTTGTGATTTCTGAGATTGGAAAAAAACAAAACAAAATTGTTCTGTCTCAGAAAAAAATTGCTGATAAAGAAAGAGAGACCAAAAAGCAGCTGTTACGTGAAGAGTTAAAAGTTGGAATGT
Protein-coding regions in this window:
- a CDS encoding glycosyltransferase family 2 protein gives rise to the protein MPLPLSCAIITLNEEDNIFRTLNALSFIEDIVVIDSGSTDNTVDLAKSFGARVFFRKFVNYADQKNFAIEQTKYDWVLAIDADEVVSDGLKSEITELFSKNKIQSVGYLIPRLTYYLGKWIRFGGYYPNYQIRLFKKTAGEFSGGLVHERVKLSGKPIKLKNPLYHYSYKNISDHLQFIDRYSSLFAEEEFRKGKTSSVFWAFLKACFKGFYMYWIRLGILDGKQGFVLALLGFYYNFLKYLKLYEKSNSISSFFVMVDSVHDVKSSKTTKKDGNQIHVG
- a CDS encoding shikimate dehydrogenase family protein, which codes for MYSKHTEIFGILGYPLGHTLSPLIHNTLFQLSGYDGVYLVFENERWNEIGLRPLIDLGVKGVSVTIPFKEWAYSQANIVCKASQTMGSSNTLLFRKGIEAVNTDGTGAVTSILKFNPKLLDPNKENQILVLGSGGSAKGILFSIAETLHKNAKKGKIQRKVKILARNEFATKEILNSLGNPEWLGTTTKENCMEETENYDLVIHTTPVGMKGFGGEPLLHSDFFSKKHTLFDIVYNPLETDLVRQAKKKKAEIIPGYHMLLYQGIRQFELFTNTSVKSKWIRKVESLLLKQLKNRV
- a CDS encoding phosphoribosylanthranilate isomerase; its protein translation is MGTGYKIKICGIKDLATLELCVDLQVDYVGLNFSPRSPRAITSDTAEDLLCIRQKSGFPKLVFLFFENTPTEIKTLTEHFQPDLIQLIRGDQFLNPQIWNEFTDTQKLLPAIRIQSKVTNDEDLEPKSNLVILDSYQKDFGGGTGHTFPWEYVTSVKRPFLLAGGINPDNVITALETVRPYGIDVASGVETDGKKDSKKIKTLVQNVRTL
- a CDS encoding TetR/AcrR family transcriptional regulator — its product is MQTPKEHTRKEILQAAREEFIQLGFEKASMRTIAKKAKVSTSNIYNYFENKEHLLTEILQPVLSGMEKAFAYVSHPDYFEKRFNDSYEAWQERFHIALNYVDNNRDDFILLLTKSQGSHLEEFPDTVLTRLTKINFDQYSSFKEKNPSYKGEVSEFVVRNILSFFLNIFVQMVRQGISKQDMLVYQDSFLKFLHFGYKGSIASDLS
- a CDS encoding Mur ligase family protein is translated as MLFLDFLHSLQNIEKTRNFNVFKEYSLDELSNLFLFVKSKHKIQNPIRISVVGTNGKGSTSHYLASLLSILGYKTGLYTSPHLLTPLERFQIFVDGKPQVPKEDEVESFFKKTILPDLEKFKSLSYFEFLTIFSFLYFASQNADFEIWEAGLGGRLDATKLVYADHVVLTKIGIDHSEILGDTKEKICLEKLGILTEVCRNLVAMDPEDSSLQTLIQNFPKGNIPVHLFPLEEKPTYLETNFLFSRKVLSQLLPDQMPNLNSISFQTVEKPRGRMEILQNSPEIVFDPAHNPDAIATTTREFAKKHKTFSLLLGSLPDKDRQGILSVLVGFPLQSLILWEGSGFGDFQELPAALEPITTRAEKEDELSPLFQGRSPVLVLGSFRLYGIVAKLIQNTTNM
- the mutS gene encoding DNA mismatch repair protein MutS, with translation MSEHYEALNTPVMRQYMEVKEQHPDGIVFFRMGDFYEMFLDDAKIAAQILDITLTKRQNQIPMAGIPYHATESYISRLIAAGKKVVVCEQTKPDDPKAKIMSREVVRIITPGTVVEDNLLGGYQNNYLSLYYREKSSVYLAFADVSTSELLYFFFSENETERIHDTIKRFSPKEIIYTEEVPPLAKESKIILSKVPSDYLPKKKGAGIDTVVHVLDAYLQYNYRKQDFVFKSPRRIDENEYLVLDEQTVSHLELVENLNDKNHTLFGVLNRCITATGKRYLKQRILFPTRDENKIKAHWDKIDILSSNKKERQKIKELLGDLIDLERVLTRFRVGKALPRDFRGIDKSLESTTNIKTILDGIGYDFSKLPKELNNLSKVFFDTLFDGELPVFLGNSPFLKSGFNKEYDDAILAREKGKDWILELEEKEKKASGISSLKIRYNKILGYFIEISKAQAKEVPSHFQKKQTLVTGERFTSPELEELERAILQADEIIERIEKEKFEELVTHCISLYEEFLTLSTEVASLDYHLSLTETKEEFQWKRPEIRNDGILNYSDSRHPVVETFLPIGERFVPNSLELNPSDNAIAVLTGPNMAGKSTFMRQIAINQILFQMGSYVPANKASLSVVDRIFTRIGSGDNLTKGESTFFVEMKETATILNQFSENSLILFDEVGRGTSTYDGLSIAWAILEFLSAKFPKPKTIFATHYHELTELEKGNGIFNLYLDTFEKEGEILFLKKVKRGKSKQSFGIYVAKLAGIPETVSDRAKEILAGLESKKREIKIKNEEPSLFAGLMDNQTNNLSPNEEKVIKRLGQIDPNQIPPMEALSILDELKRILKEKN